A stretch of DNA from Chlamydiota bacterium:
TTTGAGGAAGGATGATCCCCTCGTCAAAATTCTTCAAAAATTAAAGGAACCTGTTTTCGTTATGGATGATAATCCTACGGCAGAAAACATTGCGAAATTGATTTTTAAACATGCCCAAAAAATCGGATTTCCGGTTATCAAAATTCGATTTTGGGAAACGTCCAGTTCCAGTGCGCTCTATGAGGAATTAAGTTAAGTCTATGCCCGCTCTGCCGCTTATCATTTTGACTCTCTGTGTTTTTACAATTGGGTATCGTTATTACAGTGCCTTCTTGGCCTCCAAAGTTTTTGTTCTGGACTCAACACGAACAACCCCTGCCCACACCCTTCGCGACAATCAAAATTATTATCCCATGTCCAAATGGGTCCTCTTCGGGCATCACTTCGCAGCGATCTCAGGGGCAGGCCCTCTGATTGGTCCTGTTCTTGCGGCTCAATTTGGTTATTTGCCTGGACTTCTCTGGATTGTGATTGGGGTCGTTCTGGGAGGAGCGACACAGGATTTTATCATTCTGGTTGCCTCGACGCGCAGAGAAGGAAAATCTCTCGCTGAAATTGCAAAGGCTGAAATCAGCAAACCTGCTGGCATTGCGTGTGCCCTGGCCATTCTTTTCATTGTCCTGGTGGCCCTGGCAGGATTAGGCTTTGTAGTCGTGAATGCCCTGGCCGAAAGTTCTTGGGGGACATTCACAATCGGCGCCAGCATTCCCATTGCGCTCGTCATGGGGACTTATATTTTTGGCATCAAAAAAGGCTCTTCCGACGCCATTCGCAAAGCTACTATTTTTGGAGTGACCGCTTTATTTCTGGCTGTTATGCTTGGGAAATTTATTCCAGAAATTCCAGCTCTCCATCAAATTTTCTTAATGAATAAAAAAGCCATTATTGTCGCCATCGCGATTTATGGATTCTTCGCTTCTGTTCTTCCCGTTTGGCTTTTGCTCGCACCTCGCGATTATTTAAGCTCTTACATGAAATTGGGAACGGTTTTATTTCTGATTGCGGGAATTATTTTTGTGAACCCTCAATTGCATTTCCCTGCCCTCACCCCCTTTATTCACGGAGGGGGACCCATTATTCCAGGAAAAGTCTGGCCTTTTTGTTTCATCACCATCATGTGCGGCGCCATTTCTGGATTTCATGCCCTCGTCTCTTCGGGGACAACTCCCAAAATGCTATCGAATGAATGCCACGCCCGCTCGATTGGATATGGCTGCATGCTTTTGGAAGCTTTGGTCGGCGTCGTCTGCCTCATCGCGGCTTGCTCCCTTCATCCAGGCGACTATTATGCCATTAATGTTTCTCCCACTCTCTACGCTGGACTTCATCTTCAACCTGTGAATTTAGACACACTCACCCGTCAAGTAGGCGAACAGACCTTGATTGGAAGAACCGGGGGAGCTGTTTCACTCGCCGTCGGCATGGCCCAGATTTTTAGTGCCATTCCAGGATTTTCAGGCTTCATGAAATACTGGTATCACTTTGCGATCATGTTCGAGGCTCTTTTTATTCTCACCACCATTGATGCCGGAACCCGCATTGCGAGATTTATTTTGCAAGAATTCTTTGGCCAAATCATTCCTGCCTTTAAACGAGCCGATTGGCTTCCCGGAAATATTCTCACAAGCGCTCTGGTCGTTTTCGGCTGGAGCTACCTCATCTGGAATGCCAGCATCAGCACCCTTTGGCCCATGTTCGGAATCGCCAATCAACTCCTGGCCGTCATCGCCCTCGTCATTGGAACCAGTATTCTCATTAAAATGAAAAAACAAAAATATCTATGGGTCTCTATTCTTCCCATGATTTTTGTGGGAGTCACAACTTTATCCGCTGCTTTTCAGATGATCACAAAACATTACTGGCCAAAAATCGCGAGCCCTTTTATCATTCACATGAACATTGGACTGATCTTTATTATGGTAGGATCTACGCTTTTTATCCTAATTGAAGCAGCTCGGAAATGGCGCTCGTGATTTTTCTAATTATCCATTGTTCAGAATTTTCACTGAAAATTTAGAAAATAAGGAGACAAAAATGAGACTTAGTTAATTAGTTAACAACGTCCCGCTATGCGTCCCTCTATGCGTGGGTCTCTATTCTTCCCATGATTTTTGTGGGAGTTACAACTTTATCCGCTGCCTTTCAAATGATCACAAAACATTACTGGCCAAAGACTGCAAGCCCCTTTGTCGTTCACATGAACGTTACGCTTATTTTTATCATGGTGGGAT
This window harbors:
- a CDS encoding 6-carboxytetrahydropterin synthase, which encodes MDYHGKCMHPHGHNGKVSITLAKEKLDKRGMVIDFMDIKQTLQVWIDEALDHKMILRKDDPLVKILQKLKEPVFVMDDNPTAENIAKLIFKHAQKIGFPVIKIRFWETSSSSALYEELS
- a CDS encoding carbon starvation protein A, translated to MPALPLIILTLCVFTIGYRYYSAFLASKVFVLDSTRTTPAHTLRDNQNYYPMSKWVLFGHHFAAISGAGPLIGPVLAAQFGYLPGLLWIVIGVVLGGATQDFIILVASTRREGKSLAEIAKAEISKPAGIACALAILFIVLVALAGLGFVVVNALAESSWGTFTIGASIPIALVMGTYIFGIKKGSSDAIRKATIFGVTALFLAVMLGKFIPEIPALHQIFLMNKKAIIVAIAIYGFFASVLPVWLLLAPRDYLSSYMKLGTVLFLIAGIIFVNPQLHFPALTPFIHGGGPIIPGKVWPFCFITIMCGAISGFHALVSSGTTPKMLSNECHARSIGYGCMLLEALVGVVCLIAACSLHPGDYYAINVSPTLYAGLHLQPVNLDTLTRQVGEQTLIGRTGGAVSLAVGMAQIFSAIPGFSGFMKYWYHFAIMFEALFILTTIDAGTRIARFILQEFFGQIIPAFKRADWLPGNILTSALVVFGWSYLIWNASISTLWPMFGIANQLLAVIALVIGTSILIKMKKQKYLWVSILPMIFVGVTTLSAAFQMITKHYWPKIASPFIIHMNIGLIFIMVGSTLFILIEAARKWRS